From a single Anopheles ziemanni unplaced genomic scaffold, idAnoZiCoDA_A2_x.2 scaffold_48_ctg1, whole genome shotgun sequence genomic region:
- the LOC131292950 gene encoding uncharacterized protein LOC131292950 produces the protein MASSNSTRSPIGKDIFKDKDVFSYVAEVLSFEQNSVLRRNINKDRYELIKEFYIHRELLEYEHLVMLRIFLSKFNHRKLIVMMDGFDEIAPDYQNIVLKMLETLHSLQGVCKLFVSSRPYDFKREMDTILALNEEVQELLSPEQQEAGKSYILKLKNSTEKSGVINGVVDDVPIFVHRIFVDYFAALWFFHNAATTFEITEPPTST, from the exons ATGGCTTCAAGCAACTCAACAAGGAGTCCCATCGGCAAAG ATATATTCAAAGATAAAGATGTCTTTAGTTACGTTGCCGAAGTTTTAAGCTTTGAACAGAACTCGGTCTTGCGTCGTAACATCAACAAAGATCGGTACGAACTCATAAAGGAATTTTATATTCACCGTGAGCTGCTCGAATATG AACATTTGGTTATGCTTCGGATATTTCTGAGTAAATTCAACCACCGCAAGCTCATTGTTATGATGGATGGGTTCGATGAAATCGCTCCGGATTACCAAAATATTGTACTTaagatgttagaaactctTCATAGTCTCCAAGGAGTTTGTAAACTGTTCGTTTCTAGCCGTCCTTACGATTTCAAACGAGAAATGGATA CAATTTTAGCTCTCAACGAGGAAGTTCAGGAGCTTTTATCACCAGAACAGCAGGAGGCTGGCAAaagttatattttaaaattgaaaaattcaacGGAAAAGTCCGGCGTCATTAACGGAGTGGTTGATGATGTGCCAATTTTTGTTCACAGAATATTTGTCGATTACTTTGCAGCTCTATGGTTCTTCCACAATGCTG CAACAACATTCGAGATCACAGAACCACCAACCAGCACCTGA